CTAAAAGCATCTTAAAGGGCCCTATAGCCTTTAAAGCATGCGGCTTATTTGCCGGCATAATAATGGCTTGGCCCGCTTTCACCAAGTGAGTTTTACCCGCGATACAAATCTCTGCCTCTCCATCTAAGATATTAACTAAAGCATCAAAAGGCGCGGTATGCTCGCTTAAACCCTGCCCTTTATCAAAAGCAAAGAGTGTTACACTGCCCTTGTCTTTCTTGATAATTTCCTTGCTGACAACAGCGCCATCTTGATAATCTACCAAACTAATTAAATTTCCTGCCTCTTCAATAATATTCATCATTTGTTTAGGTTTTTCCTGATAAACATTTCTTTCTGAATATCGTTATATAGCTTCTGGAACAATTCAGGGTCATCGATAATTATGGAATCCTCCTGTGTGCCGTATTGGGAGCTTGACTTGACTTTTTTAACAAGGGAGATCCTTTCTTTTACTATATTATCTCCAAATTGCTCTAAGGTGGCGGTTATCTCATAGTTCTCCATCCTTAGCCAAACTTGTTTTATGCCTGTTTCCCCGTGAATAACCCCGGAAGCATGGTCAGAATCCTTGATTATGTACCCATAATCCTGGAATACTTGTAAGGTTGCCTTAAAAGCGTCTTCGAAGTTGCCTTCTAATTCTTTTGATTCAATTGACCTCCTCTGCATCGCGCTCATAGGCGTAACGCAACCTGCCAGGATAAACATCAATCCAAAAATTAAAAAGCTTCTTTTCATAAAGGCTCCTTTTTAAAAAGATGCCGCCCTGTAGCTGAAGTCTTTAACTATATTCTTATCATCAAACTCTATCATCAGCGTAAATGTACTTGCCGAAGTAGCTGCCCTGCCTGAAGAGCCGCCGGCGATAAGTATCGTGCCATATATACTTGAGCTGCTGGTCTCAACTGCGGCTTTATCATAGGTCCATACTTCATTACCGGTCTTATTCTTGGTAACGATATTGGGAGCACCGAATACCTCAAGGATCTCATTCTGTGAGGTCACTCCTTTGATAATCTTTGTCTTAGCCATACCCGGAGTTAAATTACTCTTCTGCACCGGCTCCGGAGTCGCGCACCCTGCCGCCAACACAACCAAAGCAAATAAACAAATTATTCCTCTTTTCATTTATCCTCCTTTATGCCCTCGGCCCCGCTCAAACTCAATCCTCGCCAGCCGCTAAATATAAATAGCTAAGCCATTCTTTTACTTTTAGGAAGATGAAGTAGCAACTATTTCTTGAACGGCCGCTTGTTAATATGGTCTACTAAAACCTTGGCCTCTTCTTTTGAAAGTTTACTGACTATTGTAGTTTTTCCTGTTGTAACAGGATCATAAATTTTAGGGGTATCCTGCAGGTTCCCATCAATAAATATGGCCATTCTTCTTCCGCCGTACTTAGAAGTAATTTCGTTAAATTTCTGTATTCCTTCCTTATTGAATTGCACATCAATAATTACCCCGGGCGTATTTGCGGCTTCCTGCTCCCTGATTTTTACAGACCCAATATCTTTTGCCGAAAGGAACGCATCCACCGTCACATATAATTCTTCCTGGTTAACCCGCTTTGCTAATTTCCGGCAGTCTGTCTGGCCCGCACCTGCGCAAACCAGCTTGAATTCTACCGAAACACCTTCCTGGCTGTCCGCGTTAGCATAACTTAATAAGAATCCTAAAGCGCATAAAACAATTAATCCGGAATAAACAAATCTCTTCCCCATTTTGCCTCCTGCAACTTTGTTTTTGCGAGCCCTGTTCCTCGGGGTCCTGCCGATGAAGTATCCCCATTCCTTCGGGACAAATCTTTCCTCGGAACGGGGATGCCCCTCTTCATCGTCACCCCTCGCCCAAATTTGAACTTAATCCACACCCCTCTAAAACAAGACTTATTTACCTTTTTACAAATAAATCAGAATACGGTTTATTCTTCTGCTTCAATCTTAAAATAAACTCTCAAAGCACTTGCGAATTCATCTTTGTTCTTTTGAATCTCATTAATAAAACAATCGTGAAGCTTTATTTTATTTGAAGGATCCTTATCTACATCTTTTAAAATATTCTTAAAGTTATTAAATCCTGTTGTCAGATCATTACTAATTTTAGTAATTCTTTTGGGTAATAATATTTTCATGTAGCCTTCTGTTCCATCATACCGTTCTTTTATTTCTTCTAGATCTTTCGTCAGTAAATCTTTAGTTGAAACGACAGCACCCTTACTATCTCTAATGTGCGAAGAATTTACAACCTTTTGACATGACCGATAATACTTATGGAGCATAATATAAAAGTCTACTATTTTATCAACGAATTTGTTGTGGATGGCTTTGGAAACATAAAAATCATTCCTAATTTGTTCTATTGCTTTTGCCATTTGTTTATTTTGCTCTAAGATCTTATCAAATTCTTCTCTTAAGGCCAGATAGTCACCTTTCTTTCGAAAGTATGCTCCAAAAAAACTAGCAATAGCAGCAATTATGGCAAGAAATAAGTAAGGTAACCAATTTAAAGTTACACCTTCTCGAACTATCTCTTTAATAAGTTTAATGTCTTCGGGATTAAACATTTATTTATTATTAATACATAAAATAAAGGTAATTTTATTTTAAAATTAACTCACACCCATAAAAGATATTTTTACTTACCTTCCGATTGAAAGTAACTAAAGTTGTTTATTTCCCTAATTTGTTCCTGCAATATTGTATTGAGAGAACCTAAA
The genomic region above belongs to Candidatus Omnitrophota bacterium and contains:
- a CDS encoding cupin domain-containing protein — translated: MMNIIEEAGNLISLVDYQDGAVVSKEIIKKDKGSVTLFAFDKGQGLSEHTAPFDALVNILDGEAEICIAGKTHLVKAGQAIIMPANKPHALKAIGPFKMLLVMIKA
- a CDS encoding membrane lipoprotein lipid attachment site-containing protein; translated protein: MKRSFLIFGLMFILAGCVTPMSAMQRRSIESKELEGNFEDAFKATLQVFQDYGYIIKDSDHASGVIHGETGIKQVWLRMENYEITATLEQFGDNIVKERISLVKKVKSSSQYGTQEDSIIIDDPELFQKLYNDIQKEMFIRKNLNK